The proteins below are encoded in one region of Mangifera indica cultivar Alphonso chromosome 7, CATAS_Mindica_2.1, whole genome shotgun sequence:
- the LOC123220090 gene encoding ADP-glucose phosphorylase, producing MASSSSSLTETRSPELRKDPINNRWVIFSPARAKRPSDFKSKFSENQNSNSSSPCPFCIGNEHHCAPEIFRVPSNLNVDWKIRVIQNLYPALSRDIDGEKDGEISGGFPGRVVPGFGFHDVVIEAPVHSVNLLDLDPTEVGEVLLAYKKRIEQIKERDLIKYVQVFKNHGPSAGASLSHSHSQILALPVVPPTVSARLYSLKEYFDQTGKCGLCEVQPKDLLIDETSYFTSIAPFAATFPFEIWIIPRYHSSHFHDLDSEKATDLGGLLKLMLRKMSMQLNNPPFNFMIHSSPLEVTEAQLPYSHWYLQIVPKLIGVAGFEIGTGCYINPVFPEDAAKVLREVAVN from the exons ATGGCATCGTCATCATCTTCACTAACTGAAACTAGGAGCCCCGAACTCCGAAAGGATCCGATTAATAACCGATGGGTCATATTCTCACCTGCCCGAGCCAAGCGACCCTCCGACTTCAAATCTAAATTCTCAGAAAACCAGAACTCTAACTCCAGCTCCCCATGCCCTTTCTGTATCGGCAACGAGCATCACTGTGCTCCCGAGATATTCAGGGTCCCGTCCAACCTGAATGTCGACTGGAAGATCCGGGTCATTCAGAATCTGTACCCCGCGCTCAGTAGAGACATTGATGGTGAAAAAGATGGCGAAATAAGTGGGGGATTTCCGGGTCGGGTCGTACCCGGATTTGGCTTCCACGATGTTGTGATTGAGGCTCCGGTTCACTCGGTTAATTTGTTGGATCTGGATCCGACAGAGGTTGGTGAGGTTTTGCTTGCGTATAAGAAGAGAATTGAACAGATTAAAGAACGTGATTTGATCAAATATGTTCAg gtatttaaaaatcaTGGTCCATCAGCTGGAGCATCCTTGAGTCATTCTCACAGTCAGATATTGGCTCTTCCAGTTGTTCCTCCTACTGTCTCTGCACGACTTTACAGTCTGAAGGAGTATTTTGATCAGACAGGAAAATGTGGCCTTTGTGAAGTTCAGCCAAAAGACCTCCTAATTGATGAAACTTCTTATTTCACTTCAATTGCTCCTTTTGCTGCTACTTTTCCTTTCGAGATATGGATTATTCCTCGATATCACTCTTCACATTTCCACGACCTAGATAGTGAGAAA GCCACTGATCTTGGAGGATTACTGAAACTCATGCTTAGGAAGATGTCTATGCAATTGAATAACCCACCTTTCAATTTCATGATCCACAGTTCTCCACTTGAGGTCACTGAGGCTCAATTACCATACAGTCACTGGTATCTACAGATAGTTCCTAAATTAATTGGTGTTGCCGGGTTTGAAATCGGAACAGGGTGCTACATAAATCCTGTTTTCCCAGAAGATGCTGCTAAAGTTTTGAGAGAGGTAGCTGTGAACTAA
- the LOC123221288 gene encoding YTH domain-containing protein ECT1-like isoform X1, giving the protein MATVPSSSDQTADLLQNLSLDAANETAKACDYANKGHYGDNAAHMYHQGYGYSPCGIYPSAGDGQLQGLQQYQYPSPYYPPYAPQGVGSTSVTAETNKGSFGAVANGSSVNGNNGSKPLKPSYQNSNIDPNGSYRRGGLSTAVPSSYHDPRYSFDGIHSPTAWYDSLVFSSGVQSKHAANAGFNPSHSNGGRNQNHHSQLHLTNLHHARPTSGFSETYDYMNPLFVNNTMYGHYGNTYRTGSGFGSFGYDSWMGGRGWYTVDSKYKPRGCTYGASGSGKENGDGLNELNKGPRAKGFKNQEGFDPITLAVKGQNLTSTQSKVKDSPPVVLDKEKYNGEDFPVESYVDAKFYVIKSYSEDDVHKSVKYNMWTSTPNGNKKLDAAYREAKEKSSDCPVFLLFSVNASGQFVGLAEMAGPVDFDKTVEYWQQDKWIGCFPLKWHIIKDIPNSSLRHITLENNENKPVTNSRDTQEVNFEQGIEILKIFKSHLSKRCILDDFGFYESREKILQEKKAKQNQLPKEVLDGKPDKVVIVKDNVQKSVDEASIKDTVVTTATPVEAANGKMTKLEEDKSVAAVEDAANKGSKSAVTSCGKTGSPNGVASAC; this is encoded by the exons ATGGCAACCGTCCCTTCCTCCTCTGATC AAACTGCAGACTTGCTGCAAAATTTGTCATTAGATGCTGCAAACGAGACTGCAAAAGCTTGCGACTATGCTAACAAG GGTCATTATGGTGATAATGCTGCTCACATGTACCACCAAGGCTATGGTTATTCACCATGTGGAATATATCCCTCAGCAGGTGATGGTCAATTGCAAGGGCTCCAGCAATATCAGTATCCAAGTCCTTATTACCCACCTTATGCTCCTCAGGGTGTGGGTTCAACCTCAGTGACGGCTGAAACAAATAAAGGGAGCTTTGGTGCTGTAGCAAACGGTTCCAGTGTTAATGGGAATAATGGGTCAAAGCCACTAAAGCCAAGTTACCAGAACTCAAATATAGATCCAAATGGTTCTTATAGAAGGGGAGGCTTGTCAACAGCAGTTCCTTCAAGTTATCATGATCCTAGATATAGTTTTGACGGAATTCATTCCCCAACTGCTTGGTATGATTCCTTGGTATTTTCATCTGGTGTTCAGTCCAAACATGCTGCAAATGCTGGGTTTAATCCATCTCATTCCAACGGTGGGAGGAATCAGAATCATCATTCTCAACTACATCTAACG AATCTGCACCATGCAAGACCAACATCAGGCTTCAGtgaaacatatgattatatgaatCCATTGTTTGTAAACAACACAATGTATGGCCATTATGGAAACACATATAGAACTGGCTCTGGTTTTGGATCCTTTGGCTATGATTCATGGATGGGAGGGCGTGGATGGTATACTGTCGACAGTAAGTACAAACCTAGGGGCTGTACTTATGGTGCATCTGGCTCAGGTAAAGAAAATGGGGATGGTTTAAATGAACTGAATAAGGGACCAAGGGCCAAGGGCTTTAAGAACCAAGAGGGGTTTGATCCCATTACACTAGCAGTTAAAGGACAGAACCTTACATCTACTCAGAGCAAGGTAAAGGATAGTCCACCTGTTGTTCTGGACAAGGAGAAATACAATGGAGAGGATTTTCCTGTTGAGAGTTATGTAGATGCAAAATTCTATGTAATAAAATCCTACAGTGAGGATGATGTTCATAAAAGCGTTAAATATAATATGTGGACCAGCACACCCAACGGCAATAAAAAGCTTGATGCGGCATATCGTGAAGCAAAGGAGAAGTCCAGTGACTGTCCAGTATTTCTCCTTTTTTCT GTCAATGCCAGTGGGCAATTTGTTGGTTTAGCAGAGATGGCTGGTCCTGTTGATTTTGACAAAACTGTGGAGTACTGGCAACAGGATAAGTGGATTGGTTGCTTCCCTCTGAAGTGGCATATCATTAAGGATATACCAAATAGTTCATTGAGACACATAACACTTGAAAATAATGAGAACAAGCCTGTTACTAATAGTAGGGACACTCAGGAG GTTAATTTTGAGCAAGGCATtgaaattctgaaaatttttaagtCTCATTTGAGCAAGAGATGCATCTTGGATGATTTTGGGTTTTATGAATCTCGTGAGAAGATTCTGCAGGAGAAAAAAGCCAAGCAAAACCAGTTACCAAAAGAG GTATTAGATGGAAAACCTGACAAAGTTGTAATAGTAAAAGATAACGTGCAAAAGTCTGTAGATGAAGCATCGATAAAGGACACAGTGGTTACAACAGCAACACCAGTGGAGGCGGCAAATGGAAAGATGACTAAGTTAGAAGAGGACAAATCTGTTGCAGCAGTTGAAGACGCAGCTAACAAAGGTTCTAAATCAGCTGTTACATCGTGTGGCAAGACAGGTTCTCCAAACGGGGTAGCAAGCGCTTGCTAA
- the LOC123221288 gene encoding YTH domain-containing protein ECT1-like isoform X2, which yields MYHQGYGYSPCGIYPSAGDGQLQGLQQYQYPSPYYPPYAPQGVGSTSVTAETNKGSFGAVANGSSVNGNNGSKPLKPSYQNSNIDPNGSYRRGGLSTAVPSSYHDPRYSFDGIHSPTAWYDSLVFSSGVQSKHAANAGFNPSHSNGGRNQNHHSQLHLTNLHHARPTSGFSETYDYMNPLFVNNTMYGHYGNTYRTGSGFGSFGYDSWMGGRGWYTVDSKYKPRGCTYGASGSGKENGDGLNELNKGPRAKGFKNQEGFDPITLAVKGQNLTSTQSKVKDSPPVVLDKEKYNGEDFPVESYVDAKFYVIKSYSEDDVHKSVKYNMWTSTPNGNKKLDAAYREAKEKSSDCPVFLLFSVNASGQFVGLAEMAGPVDFDKTVEYWQQDKWIGCFPLKWHIIKDIPNSSLRHITLENNENKPVTNSRDTQEVNFEQGIEILKIFKSHLSKRCILDDFGFYESREKILQEKKAKQNQLPKEVLDGKPDKVVIVKDNVQKSVDEASIKDTVVTTATPVEAANGKMTKLEEDKSVAAVEDAANKGSKSAVTSCGKTGSPNGVASAC from the exons ATGTACCACCAAGGCTATGGTTATTCACCATGTGGAATATATCCCTCAGCAGGTGATGGTCAATTGCAAGGGCTCCAGCAATATCAGTATCCAAGTCCTTATTACCCACCTTATGCTCCTCAGGGTGTGGGTTCAACCTCAGTGACGGCTGAAACAAATAAAGGGAGCTTTGGTGCTGTAGCAAACGGTTCCAGTGTTAATGGGAATAATGGGTCAAAGCCACTAAAGCCAAGTTACCAGAACTCAAATATAGATCCAAATGGTTCTTATAGAAGGGGAGGCTTGTCAACAGCAGTTCCTTCAAGTTATCATGATCCTAGATATAGTTTTGACGGAATTCATTCCCCAACTGCTTGGTATGATTCCTTGGTATTTTCATCTGGTGTTCAGTCCAAACATGCTGCAAATGCTGGGTTTAATCCATCTCATTCCAACGGTGGGAGGAATCAGAATCATCATTCTCAACTACATCTAACG AATCTGCACCATGCAAGACCAACATCAGGCTTCAGtgaaacatatgattatatgaatCCATTGTTTGTAAACAACACAATGTATGGCCATTATGGAAACACATATAGAACTGGCTCTGGTTTTGGATCCTTTGGCTATGATTCATGGATGGGAGGGCGTGGATGGTATACTGTCGACAGTAAGTACAAACCTAGGGGCTGTACTTATGGTGCATCTGGCTCAGGTAAAGAAAATGGGGATGGTTTAAATGAACTGAATAAGGGACCAAGGGCCAAGGGCTTTAAGAACCAAGAGGGGTTTGATCCCATTACACTAGCAGTTAAAGGACAGAACCTTACATCTACTCAGAGCAAGGTAAAGGATAGTCCACCTGTTGTTCTGGACAAGGAGAAATACAATGGAGAGGATTTTCCTGTTGAGAGTTATGTAGATGCAAAATTCTATGTAATAAAATCCTACAGTGAGGATGATGTTCATAAAAGCGTTAAATATAATATGTGGACCAGCACACCCAACGGCAATAAAAAGCTTGATGCGGCATATCGTGAAGCAAAGGAGAAGTCCAGTGACTGTCCAGTATTTCTCCTTTTTTCT GTCAATGCCAGTGGGCAATTTGTTGGTTTAGCAGAGATGGCTGGTCCTGTTGATTTTGACAAAACTGTGGAGTACTGGCAACAGGATAAGTGGATTGGTTGCTTCCCTCTGAAGTGGCATATCATTAAGGATATACCAAATAGTTCATTGAGACACATAACACTTGAAAATAATGAGAACAAGCCTGTTACTAATAGTAGGGACACTCAGGAG GTTAATTTTGAGCAAGGCATtgaaattctgaaaatttttaagtCTCATTTGAGCAAGAGATGCATCTTGGATGATTTTGGGTTTTATGAATCTCGTGAGAAGATTCTGCAGGAGAAAAAAGCCAAGCAAAACCAGTTACCAAAAGAG GTATTAGATGGAAAACCTGACAAAGTTGTAATAGTAAAAGATAACGTGCAAAAGTCTGTAGATGAAGCATCGATAAAGGACACAGTGGTTACAACAGCAACACCAGTGGAGGCGGCAAATGGAAAGATGACTAAGTTAGAAGAGGACAAATCTGTTGCAGCAGTTGAAGACGCAGCTAACAAAGGTTCTAAATCAGCTGTTACATCGTGTGGCAAGACAGGTTCTCCAAACGGGGTAGCAAGCGCTTGCTAA
- the LOC123221710 gene encoding T-complex protein 1 subunit theta has translation MGFSMQPYGVQSMLKEGHKHLSGLDEAVLKNIDACKQLSTITRTSLGPNGMNKMVINHLDKLFITNDAATIVNELEVQHPAAKILVLAGKAQQEEIGDGANLAISFAGEILQGAEELIRMGLHPSEIISGYSKAINKTIEVLDELVEKGSENMDVRDKEQVVCRMKAAVASKQFGLEDILCSLVADACIQVCPKNPANFNVDNVRVAKLLGGGLHNSTVVRGMILKSDAVGSIKRMEKAKVAVFAGGVDTSATETKGTVLIQNAEQLENYAKTEEAKVEELIKAVADSGAKVIVSGAAVGEMALHFCERYKLMVLKISSKFELRRFCRTTGSVAILKLSQPNPDDLGYVDSVSVEEIGGSRVTIVRNDEGGNCVSTVVLRGSTDSILDDLERAVDDGVNTYKAMCRDSRIVPGAAATEIELARRLKDFSFKETGLDQYAIAKFAESFEMIPRTLAENAGLNAMEIISSLYAEHASGNTKVGIDLQEGVCKDISTTNVWDLYVTKFFALKYAADAACTVLRVDQIIMAKPAGGPRRDQAAAAAAGMVEE, from the exons ATGGGATTCTCAATGCAACCGTACGGAGTACAATCTATGCTCAAAGAAGGGCACAAACATCTCTCAGGTCTCGACGAAGCTGTTCTGAAAAATATCGATGCTTGCAAGCAACTTTCTACTATCACTCGCACTTCTCTGGGACCTAATG GTATGAATAAGATGGTTATAAATCACTTGGACAAGCTATTTATTACAAATGATGCTGCCACTATTGTGAATGAACTTGAGGTTCAGCATCCTGCAGCCAAGATTTTGGTCCTAGCTGGCAAGGCTCAACAAGAAGAAATTGGTGATGGAGCTAATCTGGCTATCTCTTTCGCTGGGGAAATTCTTCAGGGTGCTGAGGAACTTATCAGGATGGGGTTACACCCAAGCGAAATCATCAGTGGATATAGTAAAGCTATCAACAAG aCAATTGAAGTCTTAGATGAACTGGTGGAGAAAGGTTCTGAGAACATGGATGTGAGAGATAAGGAGCAAGTTGTTTGTCGAATGAAAGCTGCTGTTGCTAGCAAGCAATTTGGACTAGAAGACATTTTGTGTTCTCTTGTTGctgat GCATGCATCCAAGTATGCCCCAAAAACCCAGCAAACTTTAATGTAGATAATGTTCGTGTTGCAAAACTTTTGGGGGGAGGTTTGCACAATAGCACAGTTGTTCGGGGTATGATCTTGAAGAGTGATGCTGTGGGAAGTATTAAGAGAATGGAGAAAGCGAAG GTTGCTGTGTTTGCTGGCGGTGTTGATACCTCTGCTACTGAAACTAAAGGAACTGTCCTTATCCAGAATGCTGAACAG CTAGAGAATTATGCAAAAACTGAAGAAGCAAAAGTAGAGGAGCTCATCAAAGCTGTTGCTGATTCAGGTGCCAAAGTAATTGTTAGTGGAGCTGCAGTTGGAGAAATGGCATTACATTTCTGTGAACGTTACAA GCTCATGGTTTTGAAAATCAGCTCAAAGTTTGAATTGAGACGATTCTGCCGTACAACGGGATCTGTCGCTATT TTGAAGCTTAGCCAACCAAACCCAGATGACTTGGGATATGTAGATTCTGTTTCGGTTGAGGAAATTGGCGGTTCCAGG GTCACTATAGTGAGAAATGATGAAGGTGGAAATTGCGTTTCCACTGTGGTTTTGCGAGGAAGTACTGATAGTATATTAGATGATCTTGAAAGAGCTGTTGATGATGGAGTGAATACATACAAG gcaaTGTGCAGGGACAGTCGCATTGTACCTGGAGCTGCAGCTACTGAAATCGAGTTGGCTAGAAGACTGAAGGATTTCTCTTTTAAAGAAACAGg ATTGGATCAGTATGCTATTGCAAAATTTGCTGAAAGTTTTGAGATGATTCCTAGAACTCTGGCTGAAAATGCTGGACTAAATGCAATGGAGATCATATCTTCTCTCTATGCTGAACATGCATCTGGAAATACCAAAGTGGGCATTGACTTACAGGAAGGTGTTTGTAAGGATATTTCAACCACAAATGTTTGGGATCTCTATGTGACCAA ATtctttgctctcaaatatgctGCAGATGCTGCCTGCACTGTATTAAGGGTAGACCAG ATTATAATGGCTAAACCAGCTGGTGGCCCAAGGAGAGATcaagctgctgctgctgctgctggaATGGTCGAGGAGTAG